One genomic segment of Nonomuraea coxensis DSM 45129 includes these proteins:
- a CDS encoding acyl-CoA dehydrogenase family protein, translating to MKLVLGEEQRQLQESVRSFLGTASPLRKAREGYDPQVYARLNGELGLSGLIIPEEYGGAGAGLTELSVALEETGAALLPGPFLATAFAAIALTATPDKELLSGIAEGRLAATLAVPAGDELTCDGTSVSGRLAQVLSGMEADVLVAPATAADGGAVMVAVELTAPGVTRTALETLDLTRGQAEIVLDGAPCRVLGPRQDGGVMDRVCVALAAEQLGVMRAALDAIVAYAKIRVAFGRYIGSYQGVKHKLADMHNKLEQAESIVRYAAWAADEAPDELPEAAALAQAYIGRACFEVARDHLLLHGGIGYTWEHDAHLFYKRAKADEVLLGPPRIHRARLAELLEL from the coding sequence GTGAAGCTCGTACTCGGCGAAGAGCAGCGGCAGCTCCAGGAATCCGTCAGGTCCTTCCTGGGGACGGCCTCGCCGCTGCGCAAGGCCCGCGAGGGCTACGACCCGCAGGTCTACGCCCGCCTGAACGGCGAGCTGGGCCTGTCCGGCCTGATCATCCCCGAGGAGTACGGCGGCGCCGGCGCCGGCCTCACCGAGTTGTCGGTCGCGCTGGAGGAGACCGGCGCCGCGCTGCTGCCGGGACCGTTCCTCGCCACCGCCTTCGCCGCCATCGCCCTGACCGCGACGCCCGACAAGGAGCTGCTGTCCGGCATCGCCGAGGGCCGCCTCGCCGCCACCCTGGCCGTGCCCGCCGGCGACGAGCTCACCTGCGACGGCACGTCCGTCAGCGGCCGGCTCGCGCAGGTGCTGAGCGGCATGGAGGCCGACGTGCTGGTGGCGCCCGCGACCGCCGCCGACGGCGGCGCGGTCATGGTCGCCGTCGAGCTGACCGCCCCCGGCGTCACCAGGACCGCCCTGGAGACCCTCGACCTCACCCGCGGCCAGGCCGAGATCGTCCTCGACGGCGCGCCCTGCCGGGTGCTCGGCCCCCGCCAGGACGGCGGCGTCATGGACCGGGTGTGCGTCGCGCTCGCCGCCGAGCAGCTCGGCGTCATGCGGGCCGCGCTCGACGCCATCGTCGCCTACGCCAAGATCCGCGTCGCCTTCGGCCGCTACATCGGCTCCTACCAGGGGGTCAAGCACAAGCTCGCCGACATGCACAACAAGCTCGAACAGGCCGAGTCCATCGTCAGGTACGCCGCCTGGGCCGCCGACGAGGCCCCGGACGAGCTGCCGGAGGCCGCCGCGCTCGCCCAGGCGTACATCGGCCGCGCCTGCTTCGAGGTCGCCCGCGACCACCTGTTGCTGCACGGCGGCATCGGCTACACCTGGGAGCACGACGCTCACCTGTTCTACAAGCGGGCGAAGGCCGACGAGGTGCTGCTCGGCCCGCCCCGGATCCACCGTGCCCGACTCGCGGAGCTCCTGGAGCTGTGA
- a CDS encoding acyl-CoA dehydrogenase family protein: MNLADYRRAARAWLEENAPHDDPPGTDAITRAKEFMAKLYDAGYSGITWPAQWGGQGLTQAEERAFAAEARDYTLPTYVFSIGLGMTGPTLVDRGTDAQRERFVRPLLRGEEIWCQLFSEPGAGSDVASLQTKAERDGDHWVVNGQKVWTSVAHHADWGLLLARTDVEVPKHKGLTMFVVDMHHPGVTVRPLKDMSGRANFNEIYFDNVIIPDEHRVGEVNDGWSVAVTTLLHERLSISAGVGMGGSKDHPASLEALRKVLDTSDPLVRDQLVELHIRSRALALFNQRLSQETKAGIFPGARGSGAKLLLAELTLFQADLATQLVGPETALAGHPLAQALSMAPGMALGGGTNEIMRNIVGDRVLGLPPEPRVDKNVPFKDLKVGTQA; this comes from the coding sequence GTGAACCTTGCTGACTATCGGCGTGCAGCCAGGGCCTGGCTGGAGGAGAACGCTCCGCACGACGACCCGCCAGGGACGGACGCCATCACCAGGGCCAAGGAGTTCATGGCCAAGCTCTACGACGCCGGCTACTCCGGCATCACCTGGCCCGCCCAGTGGGGCGGCCAGGGGCTGACGCAGGCGGAGGAGCGGGCCTTCGCCGCCGAGGCCCGCGACTACACCCTCCCCACCTACGTCTTCTCGATCGGCCTCGGCATGACCGGCCCGACCCTCGTCGACCGGGGCACCGACGCCCAGCGCGAACGGTTCGTCCGGCCGCTCCTGCGCGGCGAGGAGATCTGGTGCCAGCTCTTCTCGGAGCCGGGCGCGGGCAGCGACGTCGCCAGCCTGCAGACCAAGGCCGAGCGCGACGGCGACCACTGGGTGGTCAACGGGCAGAAGGTGTGGACCTCGGTGGCCCACCACGCCGACTGGGGCCTGCTGCTGGCCCGTACCGACGTGGAGGTGCCCAAGCACAAGGGCCTCACCATGTTCGTGGTGGACATGCACCATCCGGGCGTGACCGTCCGCCCACTGAAGGACATGTCCGGCCGGGCCAACTTCAACGAGATCTACTTCGACAACGTGATCATCCCCGACGAGCACCGCGTCGGCGAGGTCAACGACGGCTGGAGCGTCGCCGTCACGACGCTGCTGCACGAGCGGCTGTCGATCTCCGCGGGCGTCGGCATGGGCGGCTCGAAGGACCACCCGGCCTCCCTGGAGGCGCTGCGCAAGGTCCTCGACACGAGCGACCCGCTGGTCCGCGACCAGCTCGTCGAGCTGCACATCCGCAGCCGCGCGCTGGCCCTGTTCAACCAGCGCCTGTCCCAGGAGACCAAGGCCGGCATCTTCCCCGGCGCGCGGGGCAGCGGCGCCAAGCTGCTGCTGGCCGAGCTCACGCTGTTCCAGGCGGACCTCGCCACCCAGCTCGTCGGGCCGGAGACGGCGCTGGCCGGCCATCCGCTCGCCCAGGCCCTGTCCATGGCGCCCGGCATGGCGCTCGGCGGCGGCACCAACGAGATCATGCGCAACATCGTGGGCGACCGCGTGCTCGGGCTGCCGCCCGAACCGCGGGTGGACAAGAACGTGCCGTTCAAGGACCTGAAGGTGGGGACGCAGGCGTGA
- a CDS encoding TetR/AcrR family transcriptional regulator, with amino-acid sequence MIAEQGFGHTRTVDIARAAGVSQALLFYHFESKERLFAQAFMYAARQHLTTLEDIEQSKAAPLDRLRSLLRVCSPSMQPEGWRLWIDAWAEAMRNAELEEISRRIDTHGRLLLRAIIEDGAAAGEFTCPDPDGSSWRIFGLIDGLAIQTNVHPKVLSRRRINALIRTAAANELGVSLEKL; translated from the coding sequence GTGATCGCGGAACAGGGCTTCGGCCACACCAGGACCGTCGACATCGCCCGCGCGGCGGGCGTCAGCCAGGCCCTGCTCTTCTATCACTTCGAGAGCAAGGAACGGCTGTTCGCCCAGGCCTTCATGTACGCCGCCCGGCAGCACCTGACCACGCTGGAGGACATCGAGCAGTCCAAGGCCGCGCCGCTCGACCGGCTGCGCAGCCTGCTGCGCGTCTGCTCCCCCAGCATGCAGCCGGAGGGCTGGCGCCTGTGGATCGACGCCTGGGCGGAGGCGATGCGCAACGCCGAGCTGGAGGAGATCTCGCGCCGCATCGACACCCACGGCCGCCTGCTGCTGCGGGCGATCATCGAGGACGGGGCCGCGGCGGGCGAGTTCACCTGTCCCGATCCCGACGGGTCGAGCTGGCGGATCTTCGGGCTCATCGACGGGCTGGCCATCCAGACGAACGTGCATCCCAAGGTGCTCTCGCGGCGCCGGATCAACGCGCTGATCCGTACGGCGGCGGCCAACGAGCTCGGCGTATCCCTCGAAAAGCTGTGA
- a CDS encoding AurF N-oxygenase family protein, whose product MTRAPSSITARETDEQVTGRTAYRAVIERLSKASVDKHWEPYRDIPWDDPGYRVDPADPRWELPGVDKLGGHPWYLARPPETRAAIGLWRVATAMKIGLQFENLLKRGLLNYAYRLPNGSPEFRYVYHETIEEGHHGMMFQEFVNRTGMPIRGMPRPLSLVAQVAPLIPLISTELFFVFVLGGEDPIDHVQRKVLKDDRPHHPLEETIMRIHIAEEARHISFARHYLRNRVPRMPAYRRFMLGVAAPLILGVMARIMLAPPGAMIRHFRIPPNVVAEVYLRNPEARREIRDSVGRTRELCVELGLVNRFTRRLWRAMGIWAEPRA is encoded by the coding sequence ATGACACGCGCACCGAGCTCTATCACCGCCAGGGAGACCGACGAGCAGGTCACCGGCCGCACCGCCTACCGGGCCGTCATCGAACGCCTGTCGAAGGCGTCCGTCGACAAGCACTGGGAGCCCTACCGCGACATCCCCTGGGACGACCCCGGCTACCGGGTGGACCCCGCCGACCCCCGGTGGGAGCTGCCCGGCGTGGACAAGCTGGGCGGACACCCCTGGTACCTCGCCCGCCCCCCGGAGACGCGCGCCGCGATCGGGCTCTGGCGGGTGGCCACCGCCATGAAGATCGGCCTGCAGTTCGAGAACCTGCTCAAGCGCGGGCTGCTCAACTACGCCTACCGGCTGCCGAACGGCTCGCCGGAGTTCCGGTACGTCTATCACGAGACCATCGAAGAGGGACATCACGGGATGATGTTCCAGGAGTTCGTGAACCGTACCGGGATGCCGATCCGCGGCATGCCACGGCCGCTGTCGTTAGTCGCGCAGGTCGCGCCGTTGATCCCGCTGATCTCGACCGAGCTGTTCTTCGTCTTCGTGCTCGGCGGCGAGGACCCCATCGACCACGTGCAGCGCAAGGTGCTCAAGGACGACCGGCCGCACCACCCGCTGGAGGAGACCATCATGCGCATCCACATCGCGGAGGAGGCCAGGCACATCTCCTTCGCCCGGCACTACCTGCGCAACCGGGTGCCGCGGATGCCCGCGTACCGGCGGTTCATGCTCGGCGTCGCCGCGCCGCTGATCCTCGGCGTCATGGCCCGCATCATGCTCGCGCCGCCCGGCGCGATGATCCGGCACTTCCGCATCCCCCCGAACGTCGTCGCCGAGGTCTACCTGCGCAACCCCGAGGCGCGGCGCGAGATCCGCGACTCCGTGGGCAGGACCCGCGAGCTCTGCGTCGAGCTGGGGCTGGTCAACCGGTTCACCCGGCGGCTCTGGCGGGCCATGGGCATCTGGGCGGAGCCCCGCGCGTGA